From Camelus bactrianus isolate YW-2024 breed Bactrian camel chromosome 16, ASM4877302v1, whole genome shotgun sequence, the proteins below share one genomic window:
- the LOC123618203 gene encoding EF-hand calcium-binding domain-containing protein 3 → MQKGRLQQRAALLTQTEPAAATAPGAEQASQRAKEVKGLAATHTGQSGPNTGPQSFADKILLPLTPQQLAAFQDVFKLFSSSLTGTVDLRSMKAALGNAGVRLTPQEMYEALQQADLDGDGTVSFKDFLGVLTDSHRLAQSLGQVRNSRVCDPQGRETLFLEMMFRLMSLGFVPHKSVQEVMRYYSKKQRSLRLNSSWKGRSRGHCSTGSSHAGLTFFCQAARLSGLSNAELARSLHRLHKADVRSPYSQIPNLNGRTQPECQNRTPRLDIGLPKSYQPSGSKLRPNRGRFSQGFVGQPLGSMHPSKRAPSPPTLVQKQPFSPSPTCLQRPAMKLYK, encoded by the exons ATGCAGAAGGGGAGGCTGCAGCAGCGCGCTGCCCTGCTGACCCAGACAGAGCCAGCAGCGGCCACAGCCCCAGGGGCTGAGCAGGCCTCGCAGAGAGCAAAGGAGGTCAAGGGTCTTGCGGCCACCCATACAGGACAGTCAGGCCCAAACACTGGGCCTCAGAG CTTTGCAGACAAGATCCTACTACCCCTGACACCCCAGCAGCTGGCAG cGTTCCAGGATGTCTTCAAACTGTTCAGCTCCAGCCTGACAGGCACTGTGGACTTGCGCAGCATGAAGGCTGCCCTGGGCAACGCGGGTGTCCGGCTGACCCCGCAGGAAATGTATGAGGCTCTGCAGCAGGCAGACTTGGATG gtGATGGAACTGTAAGCTTCAAAGACTTTCTGGGTGTCCTCACTGACAGCCACCGCCTGGCTCAGTCCTTGG GCCAGGTGAGGAACAGCCGGGTCTGTGACCCCCAGGGCCGGGAGACTCTGTTCTTAGAGATGATGTTCAGACTGATGAGTCTGGGCTTTGTGCCCCACAAGTCGGTGCAGGAGGTGATGAG GTATTACTCCAAGAAGCAGCGGTCTCTGCGGCTGAACTCGAGTTGGAAGGGCCGGTCCCGCGGCCACTGCAGCACCGGGAGCTCTCACGCGGGCCTCACGTTCTTCTGCCAGGCCGCCCGCCTCAGCGGCCTTTCCAACGCCGAGCTGGCGCGCTCCCTGCACAGACTGCACAAAGCAG ATGTGCGCAGCCCCTACTCCCAGATACCTAACCTGAATGGGCGGACGCAGCCAGAATGCCAGAACCGAACCCCCCGCCTCGACATCGGACTTCCCAAGTCCTACCAGCCCAGCGGCTCCAAGCTCCGGCCCAACCGCGGGCGGTTCAGCCAAG GGTTCGTGGGCCAGCCACTAGGGAGTATGCACCCCTCGAAGCGGGCTCCTTCGCCCCCAACGCTAGTGCAGAAGCAGCccttctccccctctccaacCTGTTTGCAGAGACCTGCTATGAAGTTGTACAAGTAA
- the SPATA32 gene encoding spermatogenesis-associated protein 32: MELEKELLELEPPHREVVDLDSELELEQKPKASSLLELCPAAKLKSEVKLDTEPKLEVPDLEFCSEDAGPQGYRIQSLHPYTEGLTQQDVGQWHMRSNSSYLGSAEDDQVSTNHRSIRVQTSKHLFWADKLIQASEHSLQKAISTQPQPVKKSTDETTSHLDQQSVPKGTMCSKEQLQDPSAQPALPATGSQASSSPATIGLADLINFASSLAMASSSKMDLPNLEHMVKAPPQKATEPPTEPTMDEPEQEKLTNELLEKPPEKPLEAGELQKALKQKDKSFPHPYLDFSKQGFKSANIEGEVKFLQPPNMSPQLQEAVKDSVPGTKKGNPLLLKIHFKLSSPNSPEK; encoded by the exons ATGGAG CTGGAGAAGGAATTGCTAGAGCTGGAGCCTCCACACAGAGAGGTTGTGGACCTGGACTCAGAATTGGAGCTGGAACAGAAGCCCAAGGCTTCCTCACTGCTGGAGCTGTGCCCCGCAGCCAAGCTCAAGTCCGAGGTCAAGCTGGACACGGAGCCCAAGTTGGAGGTGCCCGATCTGGAATTCTGCAGTGAAGACGCTGGGCCACAGGGGTACAGGATACAGTCACTCCACCCCTACACTGAGGGGCTCACGCAGCAGGACGTTGGCCAATGGCATATGAGGTCAAACTCCAGCTACTTGGGCTCCGCAGAAGATGACCAGGTGTCCACCAACCATCGCTCTATCCGTGTGCAGACCTCAAAGCACCTCTTCTGGGCAGACAAGCTCATCCAGGCCTCAGAACACAGCCTGCAGAAGGCGATCAGCACGCAGCCACAGCCTGTCAAAAAGAGCACAGATGAGACCACCAGCCATCTAGACCAACAGTCGGTCCCCAAGGGCACCATGTGCTCCAAggagcagctccaggaccccAGTGCCCAGCCAGCTCTTCCAGCCACAGGCTCCCAGGCATCCTCCTCCCCAGCAACCATCGGCCTGGCAGACCTGATCAACTTCGCATCTTCCCTGGCCATGGCCTCCTCCAGCAAGATGGACTTACCCAATTTGGAGCACATGGTCAAAGCCCCACCCCAGAAGGCCACGGAGCCTCCTACAGAGCCCACCATGGATGAGCCAGAGCAGGAAAAGCTCACTAATGAGTTGCTAGAGAAGCCACCAGAGAAACCACTAGAAGCCGGGGAGCTGCAGAAAGCTCTGAAGCAGAAAGACAAGAGTTTCCCCCACCCTTACCTTGACTTCAGCAAGCAGGGGTTCAAGAGTGCCAATATTGAAGGGGAAGTGAAGTTTCTCCAGCCCCCGAACATGTCCCCTCAGCTGCAAGAAGCTGTGAAAGA CTCGGTGCCGGGAACCAAGAAAGGGAATCCATTATTGCTGAAAATTCATTTTAAGCTGTCGTCCCCTAATTCCCCAGAGAAATGA